A single Phragmites australis chromosome 4, lpPhrAust1.1, whole genome shotgun sequence DNA region contains:
- the LOC133916223 gene encoding small ribosomal subunit protein bS1c-like: protein MASLAQHIAGLPCPPLSGASRRRPAAPRRSPSALVCGTYALTKDERERERMRQLFDEASERCRTAPMEGVAFSPEDLDTAVETTDIDTDIGSLIKGTIFMTTSNGAYVDIQSKSTAFLPLDEACLLDINNVEDAGIRPGLLEEFMIIDENPGDETLILSLQAIQQDLAWERCRQLQAEDVVVTGRVISGNKGGVVALVEGLKAFVPFSQVSSKSTAEELLGKELPLKFVEVDEEQGRLVLSNRKAMADSQAQLGIGSVVLGTVESLKPYGAFIDIGGINGLLHVSQISHDRVADISTVLQPGDTLKVMILSHDRERGRVSLSTKKLEPTPGDMIRNPKLVFEKADEMAQIFRQRIAQAEAMARADMLRFQPESGLTLSSEGILGPLSSDTPSEDSGEESTDE from the exons ATGGCGTCCCTGGCGCAGCACATCGCGGGGCTCCCGTGCCCGCCGCTCTCCGGCGCGTCGCGCCGCCGCCCcgcggcgccgaggcggtcgcCTTCGGCGCTGGTGTGCGGGACGTACGCGCTGACCAAGGacgagcgggagcgggagcggatGCGCCAGCTGTTCGACGAGGCCTCCGAGCGATGCCGCACCGCGCCCATGGAGGGCGTCGCCTTCTCCCCCGAGGACCTCGACACCGCGGTCGAAACCACCGACATCGATACCGACATCGGCTCCCTC ATTAAGGGGACAATATTCATGACTACTTCAAATGGTGCATATGTTGATATTCAATCAAAGTCTACTGCTTTCTTGCCTTTAGATGAGGCATGCCTTCTTGATATTAACAATGTCGAAGATGCGGGAATCCGCCCGGGTTTACTTGAGGAATTTATGATAATTGATGAGAACCCTGGCGATGAAACTTTGATTCTGAGTTTGCAAGCAATTCAGCAAGATCTTGCATGGGAAAGGTGCCGGCAACTTCAGGCAGAAGATGTCGTTGTCACGGGTAGA GTGATTAGCGGAAACAAAGGAGGTGTGGTAGCTCTTGTAGAAGGGCTTAAGGCATTTGTTCCATTTTCGCAAGTGTCATCG AAATCAACTGCTGAAGAGCTGCTTGGAAAAGAACTACCTCTGAAATTTGTAGAAGTCGATGAGGAACAAGGCAGGCTTGTCCTCAGTAATCGCAAGGCAATGGCAGACAGTCAAGCCCAGCTTGGTATTGGTTCAGTTGTCTTGGGAACTGTTGAGAGCCTAAAACCTTATGGTGCCTTTATTGACATTGGTGGAATCaatggccttctccatgtcaGCCAGATTAGTCATGATCGTGTTGCAGATATCTCAACAGTTCTGCAACCAGGAGATACCCTCAAG GTTATGATACTGAGCCATGACCGCGAAAGAGGTCGGGTTAGTCTTTCTACAAAAAAGCTTGAGCCAACACCTGGCGACATGATCCGCAATCCCAAGCTTGTTTTCGAGAAG GCTGATGAGATGGCTCAGATATTCAGGCAGAGAATAGCTCAAGCAGAGGCAATGGCTCGTGCTGACATGTTGAGATTCCAGCCAGAG AGTGGATTGACCCTCAGTTCAGAGGGAATCTTAGGACCATTGTCATCAGACACACCATCGGAGGATTCTGGAGAAGAATCGACAGATGAATAG